Part of the Lolium rigidum isolate FL_2022 chromosome 6, APGP_CSIRO_Lrig_0.1, whole genome shotgun sequence genome, GAGCATCTCGATGCAACTGCTCGTTATTGTTCGAGTTCTTCATTGCTGGCTTATTGCTTCCTCGCGCAATTTCTATGGATTTAGCGACCACGACAACACTATGGGTGACCTCCACAACAAAGCTGCTAAAGCGAGCTTTTTGATCGCGATGTGCATGCTTCTTATCTCTTACTTTGCACTAGTACTTGTTCTGCTAAAGCGAGCTTTTTGATCGCGATGTGCATGCTTCTTATCTCTTACTTTGCATTAGTACTTGTTCCATGTTTAGATCTGCTAGATGTTCTTAGTCTAATGTATATGGTTGGGTGTGTAATGTACATGTGATGTTGTTTTTGTCAATGTTTAAGAAATCGTTAATCGTAACTTATCGGTAAGCCCCAAATTAGAAGTTAATCGTTTATCGGCCAATTAATTTATTTTATCGGTCggccatttatcggcttattGTTTGTAAATCATAATATTtggcactaaattttctataatatgctatgtaaaaataatattagagCACTGAACAGAAGTATTACCTTGTTTCATTGCATTCAAATCAATGAAAATGGCTAATGTGTAGTTCTACGAGACGATAGGACGAAAATATTACCTAATTTCAGCGAAATTTCACTGAAAATTTCCCGTAATATTGTCTATCAAATTGAATATCGGGAGAAATATCGACCATCAAACTGAAAATTGGCGGAAATGTCGGTGCCGGTGATAAATCAAACGATACGCGAAAATCTTATCGCTTAGCACGCGATTtacgataaatcggtatctcgacCGATTTTTTAAACAATAATTTTTGTAATTAAAGTCATAGGGAAATTGCCTAATAGTCTAAAAAATATCAACTACAAACAAGGTTCATTCGCCAGCCGACATTTGTTCCATCGCTCAATTCGTATGCATTTCATAACAAACGATTTACCCATGTCGTTCTTCAAACCAACTCCCACGAAGTCCCATAGACCACAAAGCGTATGTGCAGTGCGCATGCACCAACAAACAAAGCTACAGAGCAATCGTGAACAAACTAATCAAATCCGGTACCGGGCAAGCGGATCTTTGAACTGAAGCCGCTCATGGTAAACCCTCCATGCATAGTCCTCCAGCGAAAACGAGCGAAACTTCCATTCATCGCCATCATCGTCTGCACCGtccgccaccttctcctcctcctcatccaagCCCTCTTCACCGGCATCGGACGGCGGCACCAGCGGCGAGATGACACTGTCCAACGGCAGCGTGATCAGCACGGTGATGGACAGGCGACCTGGCTCGCCGGCGTGCCCGTCACTGCTTGGGGCGGAGGTGGGGCGAGCCATCCCTCTCACTTTCTTCAACTTGCCATTGCTCCACACCTACGAGTAGCACGCATGACAAAAGAAGCACAACATCAAAAggagtgttactgctactgcgtaAAGACTACTTAAAGAGTCACTTTTCCAGCAAAAAATATGATGATCACTCTGCGTTTTCAAAAGCGTGTGTATCTTTGTGACTTTGTCTCTTTCATTATGTGGATTCTTCCAGCGAGGCCAGTGGTGACCAACTGACGGATGAGGCAGTGATGCAGACATGGGGCTGATTACTTAATTGGCTGACCGGGTCCAAGCCTAGTTGGTGATTAAAAAAAAACTATACTTGGAATTTGATGCCCCTGCGAAAGTGAAATGGAGTATGCGTCTTTGGTTCTAAGCAATTAAGTTGTTCTATAAAAAAATTAAGCTGCAGGCCTGTACACAAACTAAATGGAAAGGGTTGTGCAGGCCGTGCTTATTCTTTGCTTCAATTCAGATTACAAATGGGATGCACAATTGCACGAGCAGAATAATGCAATCTGTTGTTCGCAAACTGGTCAAAGTTTAGGTGCAGATAGGTACCTGCGCAATGTCGCCGATGGTGACCAGGAGCGCGGCGTCGGAAGACCCTACGGCCGCCCAATCACCACTGTCGTCCATCACCCAACTCGACGGAGCCACCTCCTGCTCCCACTGGGAATGAAGTCCCAGGACGTAAGGGTACGCCTTCgccttgccggcggccggaggcgccgccgccgattCGCCAGTGCCGGCCTTGGAGACCCACACCATGCACCTTGCCTTCCTCTTTCCCTCCGCGAACGGCTCCTCCGCGAAACCCACCTCAGGACACCTGGACATAAGCGCCATCACCTGCATGCCCACGTCCCTCATCCGCCGCGCgtactccgccgccgccgggagcgcGTCCATCCCGCGCTCGTCGACGTCGAACACCATCGCGGGGTTGTCATCGCCTCCGTCCGCTTCTTCCTGATCCTCCTCCGAGAACCCGAGCGTGCAGAGGCTAGACGCGCGCAGCGCTGACGCGTCGAGTAGAGATAGCTCGGCGAGGGCAGAGGATGCTAGCTGGGAAGGGATGccatggccggcgaggtggaAGTAGcccacgtcggcggcggcgcagagGGGGGCCAAGTCAGGGGAGTCTAGCGAAAGAATCGGAGGAGCCGACGTCCTGGTTTTCAGGCGAGAGGAGGGCCGCGAGCGTAGAGTTGGAGCCGGTGTGGAGAGGAGCATGCGGTTGAGGAAAGCAGAGAGCGCGGCCTCGGTGCCCCCCGCGGCGGTGGAGGGGAGTGGCTTGTGGTTCGACGGCGTTGGCGGTGGTGGCCCTGGGAATATGCTTCCGCCGGAAGTTGTACCGGGCACGGAtgcgacggcggcgccggtggaggaggaagaggaggaggatgccaTGGAGCGGAGACGGCCGGATCGGCGAAGGGAGAGGAATTTTTTCTGGTGGGAAACCGGTGTTGGTTTGTTGGGCGGCGTGGGAGAGCAGGCGATTTTATTTGGGTCTTCGTCTGGGCCCCATTGCTGAGCGTGTGGTGGGCCATTTGAGGGGACTGGTCCGACCTGGACCGGTTAAGCTGGTAAGCAGGCCCGAACAGGACCTACAGAAACCACTCCCTCGAAACACTGAgctctgcttttttttttttttatcaattGTTCTAGTAGCTGATTATGAAAAAAAAAGGAGTGCCAGCTGCTCCTTCAAAAAGAAATTTAGTGCCGGATGTCCTTGCGATTTGTACAAAAATTAAAGTAGTGCATAATTGTGCTAGGTGAAGATATGAAATTGAAATGATCCCAATTCATTTCTATTTTTCGAGGGAATTTAATATGCCTATATTTAGCCAGTACAAACTAGTCCCTCCGATTCATAAAAGTGTTAGCCCTTTAGTCTATTTTAGTCTGAATTTGAACCGAACCCTCGATACTTATTATGAATAGGAGGGAGTAGAAAAATATTGCAAGGACGGACGGGGTGTAAATGCTGAGTAGCTCTTCTCTCCACCTCGACTGATTTGACAATAATTTTCTAAATACACGCGCATTGGATGTTGGCATATACTCTCTCTATCTTAAAATAAATGTTTCGGTTTTGACTATATACAGATGTatgtagatatattttagttctagatacatcgatATCTAAAAAAATCGAGACAATTATTTAGAAATGAAGGAAGTATTATACTACCCTTGTCCATAAAAGAATGTtaaaagtttatctaaattctAATGCATCTAGATATTATTTAGTACTATATCAATACATCTTAATTTGTATAAACCTCCGACATCCTTTTTTGAATGGAGAAAGTATAACAAGTAATTGCTCGAAAGCGACCATTGGCGTTGGCTGTCGAGCACATCAGTAGCAGCTGTCCTTTCgtttcagaaaagaaaaaacacgCAGGATGGCATTTCTATCGCTGAAGCTGAACCATCGATCGGCAACGGTCATTGTCGTATCATTACATCTATCAAGCCAAACTGAAACGCTTCTGATCTCCATTGGATGGAGATAGCACGAGACATGGAAAATCTGCCCGAATTGCTCCACACACGACGATTGACGTACGAACTATGTACGATGCTCTCCATAGTGCTAACTTTCCTTTAGACTAATCACACTaattaagagcatccccactcgttggcgctccccacgtttaaatccggcgaaattttcgtccggattggagaaaaatttggcctggggagcgccgaagttccagccgtcctggGGAATTTGCGCGGGCTAGAGCATAGAATCTTCACTGACACGTGGGCCAGATCGTGGAATTTGCTCCATTCGGAGTCCCCGGCAacaccccgggaaaccgaggatggcctgGGGAGTCCGGATGGATTTAGCCCAAATCCGGACAAAAACGAGAAGCTGGGGGCGTGACTGGGCCAGTTTcgtccgtccggatgaaaaaaagaggCCCCGGGGGGCTACCCGGGGgcatgagtggagatgctctaatccctAGCCCAGTGCTATGTGCCCAAGTCCGAGCCCAGGCCAAACCATGACCTAGTGCCCAGTTTCTCCAAtctacaaaaaatatatataacaTAAAATCACCACTTTAAATTGCTAATTAGCATTTCCAGCGGCCTCCCCCAAAACCTGTCCGAAAATAGCGTTAGATCGAGCGCTTGGGCGACGTCGCTCCGTGTTGCCGTTTTTGGAGCGCCGCTGTTTCAAGTCGCGTCACCTAAACAAAACTTTAAGAAATTTAATTTTACCGAAAACACTCAAATTCattcaaaaaaattatatattACAATGATTTGAATGAAATTCGACCAACTTAAACATTAAATAAACTAATAGCGtttgcggcggccggagcggtCGTAGCACTCGAAGAAGTTCTAGTCCCAGTCGGTGAGTCCATCTTTCACCGCACCGCTGGGATCAGCTTCGCTGTCGTTGCACGTTAGGTCGCATGAGTGGCCTGCCGCCCCCGCAGATCGACATGGCGATCACGTCTTCGATGTTTCCCTCCCAAGTCTTGTGGTCGTTCAGCGACGACATGAAGGCGGCGTTGTACCCTGGTATGTCTTCGGGATCGTCGCTGCTTGCGACGAGGCACTGTTGGCGGAGGAGCGTTGTCACCTCATTCTCTTCCTCCATCACCTCTGACTTCGGGACGAGGAGAGCGGCGCGTCCACGAGTAGCCCGCAGTTAGGGCACCAGCTCGCGGACCAGAGGGTAGGCGACGGGTTAAACCCCGCGTGCATGCCTCTGCATCGCTGACGATGTTGTCCCACTTTGCATGATGACGATTTTCGCTTCGTCCGCCGCCCTCGACCTGATGTTTCCTATGCATGCTGCGCTATATTCGTTCCACTATCACCTATAGTCTTCACCTTCGGCCGGCACCCTTTGGCATGCTCTCTGCTTCCAGTGATGCAGATTGGACTGGTAACCACCCAGATGAAGATTTCCCAAGACCAGCCATCCGTCCTTTGATGTGATAACATCGGTGCTACATATCTATCTTCGAATTCGGTATTTCAATTAAGGAGGTTGCTATCTCGCTAGCTTGGTGAAATCTCGAAGCAAAAATCAACTGCTCAACCAGATGTAGCAATGGATGGCGGTACCTCCTGCTCAAGCAAAGAAAAAGGATAAGGAAAAGTAAAAAGAGAAAAGAATATTTAGCGGTGGGGCCAACCAAAGTCTCAGCCCAGCCCAAACCCAAACAGAGTTTGCCACCAGTTGCCTCGCGCGAGAAGATTCATTGCCACATATATAGGATCGTACGAGAATCGGACAAATTTTATCGTGTGTATAGCAGGACTTAAAATCTGCAGAGTTCTGATCGAGTCTGATCCTGCCGAGGTCGCCCAATTGGTTAAACCTTGTAGCGATACGCATACGTACAATCCCAGCAGGACACGCTTGTTTTGTCGACTCAACTAATCTACTGACGAATAAAGAACATGGTCACGCCTTTCTCATTTTAAGCACCTTTTTCTGCTCATGGCTCCTAAATTACGGAAATTGTAGTCATATTATTGTTGTCAACTGGCTGGGAATATTAGCCATAACATGCACGTAGACAAATTATTGTCAACTCGCTGGAAGTATTATGCAGCCATACTATTATTTGATTATCGACCATACATGCTTTGTTGGCACCAAAACAAAATCCGTCGCTTTCGTGATTGCACGAGCGATCTTCTGGAGAGGTTGCAGTTTTCAGAGTTGAGATACTGTGTCTCCAACAAATAAAACAAATGCAAGGCCAAAAGCTCTACGGAAACCTTCTCCGGCAAATAAGCTTGTCGACAACGACGGCACGACGTGGCACTCTAATTTATCAGGGCTGCAACTGCAAGCCTGTTGGTTGGAGCAAATCTTAACCTCTTTTTCCTTCAAAATCATGTCCCGTTGGGATTGTCTTTTTTCCGTAACACAATACAAACGTATATGTTCATAATACTCTTACAACCAGTATATGGGAATAGTTCACAAAGAGTATGCCATGCTTTCACATGAACTGCACTGTTgtattgtgattcaaattcattccaaacggaggctaacttctgacgagcggagcgagacccGTCGCCGATAGGCTTGGGCCGAGCGGTACGGATCGCTGTCACCGTCTATATATACCtcatgtaagccgccggctagggtttatcagattataagatatcccacggcgtttgtaaacactccctgatatagtgaaattttgttggctggcgcccgtggtttttacctctctttgttgcagagggttttccacgttaaaatattGTGCCCCATGCGTGTgtccttgtttcgttcttcgttatttgctaatCGCGTTTATAACAAGTGATATCAGAGCCCAGGTTTCAACCTAGGGTTTGcaacatgtcttccttgaagttcgatctaccgcagctggattacaccacgagattttctctgtggcaagtgaagagagggcgatccttacccaatcttctgatatggatgaagctcttgatggatttggcaagaaagatgccaagacctagACCAACGATGagaagaggaaagaccgtaaggttTTTTCTTTAATTTAGCTTCATCTATCaaacaatatcttgcaggaagtgatgtctgagaaatccgcagcggcgttgtggttgaaactggaatcgatctgcatgttcaaagatctaaccagtaagatgcacgtgaagatgaagttgttctcacacaagctgcaagaaggagCGTCagtgatgaatcacctatcgatctttagagagatcgttGTTGATTAGTTGTCCATGGAGGTAAGTTATGAggatgaggatctcgctcttatactgttagtctcaTTGCCAAATTCTTTTTGCGAATTTTcaagacaccttgttatacatccatgatgaactaacccttgccgaagtttatgaggccctccagcagagggaaaagatgaaatctatggtgcaagcagagggttcgtcatctaaggtaGAAGCACTACAGGTCCGAGGCAGGACcaagaacagaaacaacaactacaacaacaacaagagagataagagcaagaccgatagaggtcgctcaaagtccaagggacgagatggtaagttctacaagtattgtaagaaaactaaccacaatattgataattgctggaagttgcagaacaaagaaaaaagaaacggtacttaccaaccgaaaaacaaatctgatggtgatggtaaggctgctgttgtttccagtgataattctgagAGCGATTGCCTAGTTGGGTTTGCTGGTTGtatttctggtaatgatgagtggatccttgattctgcatgttcgtttaCATTTGATGTAACAAAGACTGGTTTAGTTCTTATAaatttgtgcagagtggagatattgtgcgtatgggagataacaacccacgtgagatcgtgggcattggctccgttcagatcaagatgcatgatggcatgacacgcactctgacatatgtgagacacatacctggcatggccagaaatctgatctctctcagtacccttgatgttaaGGGGTACAAACACCCCCGGTTCTCGtggagttctgaaggtatcaaaaggttcactcgttcacatgattggtgatatgaactctgcaaaattatatgttcttagaggtagcactttgtctggtattgctgctgctgttatcCCTGATAAGCATGATAAAACTAAtatgtggcatatgcgtcttggagatatgagtgaacatggcatgacaGAATTATACAGGAGAGATCTACTAGATGGCTGAAATTtaagtaagtttgagttctgtgagcactgcatttttggtaagcataaaagagttaaattcaatgcttccgttcatatcaccaaagggattttagattatgtgcatgctgatgtgtggggaccttcccacaagacttctcttggtggtgcaaattacatgcttattatcatagatgattactccagaaaagtgtggtcgttctttctgaaacataaatctgatgtgtttgatgcttttagaaagtggaaaattatggtagagaagcaaacagaaaagaaagttaaattgcttcgtactgacaatggcatggaaTTTGTTCTACTATCTttaatgattattgcagcgatgaaggcattgttaggcaccacaccatcccatatacttctcaacagaatggtgtggcggagagaatgaacagaaccatcatctccaaggctcattgcatgttgtctaatgctggtatgcatagacaTTTCTGGGCTGAAGTAGCCTCCACCGCCTGTTAtttgataaacaggtcaccttgtattCTGCTTGATAAGAAatctcctattgaggtatggtctggttcacccGCTGATTATTCatagttgagagttttcggttgcactgcttatgctcatgttgataatggaaaactagagcctagggctgttaagtgcgtgttttttggttatg contains:
- the LOC124666562 gene encoding uncharacterized protein LOC124666562: MASSSSSSSTGAAVASVPGTTSGGSIFPGPPPPTPSNHKPLPSTAAGGTEAALSAFLNRMLLSTPAPTLRSRPSSRLKTRTSAPPILSLDSPDLAPLCAAADVGYFHLAGHGIPSQLASSALAELSLLDASALRASSLCTLGFSEEDQEEADGGDDNPAMVFDVDERGMDALPAAAEYARRMRDVGMQVMALMSRCPEVGFAEEPFAEGKRKARCMVWVSKAGTGESAAAPPAAGKAKAYPYVLGLHSQWEQEVAPSSWVMDDSGDWAAVGSSDAALLVTIGDIAQVWSNGKLKKVRGMARPTSAPSSDGHAGEPGRLSITVLITLPLDSVISPLVPPSDAGEEGLDEEEEKVADGADDDGDEWKFRSFSLEDYAWRVYHERLQFKDPLARYRI